From Motacilla alba alba isolate MOTALB_02 chromosome 20, Motacilla_alba_V1.0_pri, whole genome shotgun sequence, the proteins below share one genomic window:
- the TPX2 gene encoding targeting protein for Xklp2 isoform X2, which translates to MSKPESRYSFDVPNICIDFATLNEDDVHNADSWFDEKANLENVPPAENLAKVSHCSPAFSKPDVILSSVPSQDVAMNELTLAPFSGESEGEAECAQGNTVPLNIVGSLATWRAAAPAEAPQRPGRRLATKQGKTQQRKQPGRIKAERIANALENKEDVPPLKKMRLSGSREKATEASTKKEPLQDPDLSPGRGKSKQTMPSTPTVLKRTKPSSKPKSTEEQELEKMQQLQQEVIELRKKNEESLKAAIAGAGQPIKKPVGQVTKPINFHFCTENRIKQNVESQPGNEYKELDFAAVLRKHPPSPVRMPKGHTVPKPFNLSQGNKRKLEEATTEYVSFAEQVEAFQKRTPPRYHLRSRKSEEGSVSRKLAKARPTQPKTPVLRTKQRLRPVTCKTAAELEAEEVEKIQQYKFKAREVNHKIFEGGPLLPKKPPVKKLTQPIGFELEIEKRIQERESKKQQEEERFEFHSRPCPTKILEDVVGVPEKKALPVTVPKSPAFTLRSRTRVSGREEEKEKEEVAVIKANPMPHYGVPFKPKMPEQRHVEVCPFSFDARDRERQIQKEKKIEELQKEEVPKFKALPLPYFDQVKLPEKKVKTPTQPEPFHLQVDERGAAKLQSWKQQLEEDLKRQREAACFKARPNTVVYQEPFVPKKEHRMLSVPESFELATERRAKERQEFEKRLADAEALREKYEEQIRQQQEEREKEEVAKLRQEMVHKANPIRKYRSLEVKTSHQPLTVPKSPNFSDRFRC; encoded by the exons ATGTCTAAGCCAGAATCCCGTTATTCTTTTGATGTCCCGAACATCTGCATTGATTTTGCAACTCTGAATGAGGATGATGTGCACAATGCAGACTCCTGGTTTG aTGAAAAAGCCAATCTGGAGAATGTCCCTCCTGCAGAAAATCTGGCAAAGGTCTcacactgcagccctgcttttTCAAAGCCTGATGTTATTCTGTCTTCTGTCCCTTCACAAGACGTAGCAATGA ATGAGCTGACACTTGCCCCTTTCTCAGGTGAAAGTGAAGGTGAAGCAGAATGTGCCCAGGGCAACACGGTCCCTCTGAATATCGTTGGGTCCCTGGCaacctggagagctgctgcccctgcagaggCCCCTCAGAG GCCGGGCAGGAGACTGGCTACAAAGCAGGGCAAGACCCAGCAGCGCAAGCAGCCAGGCAGAATCAAAGCAGAGAGAATTGCTAATGCCCTGGAAAATAAGGAAGATGTTCCACCCTTGAAGAAAATGAGACT TTCTGGTAGCAGAGAGAAGGCAACAGAAGCATCCACAAAGAAAGAGCCCCTGCAGGATCCTGACCTCTctccagggagagggaaaagcaaacagacCATGCCCTCCACGCCAACAGTGTTGAA GAGGACCAAACCTTCTAGCAAGCCAAAGAGtacagaggagcaggagctggaaaagaTGCAGCAGTTGCAGCAGGAGGTTATTGAGCTGCGGAAGAAGAACGAGGAGTCTCTGAAAGCAGCTATTGCTGGAGCAG GACAACCCATAAAGAAACCTGTTGGTCAAGTAACAAAGCCAATTAATTTCCACTTCTGCACGGAGAATAGAATTAAACAGAATGTAGAAAGCCAGCCTGGGAACGAGTACAAGGAGCTGGATTTTGCAGCAGTCCTGAGGAAGCATCCCCCTTCTCCG GTGCGAATGCCAAAGGGACACACTGTCCCCAAACCTTTCAATCtgtcccagggaaacaaaagaaaacttgaaGAAGCCACAACAGAATATGTGTCCTTTGCTGAGCAGGTAGAAGCATTCCAAAAACGGACACCCCCTCGTTACCATTTGAGGAGCAGGAAATCTGAGGAAG GCTCAGTTTCAAGAAAGCTGGCGAAGGCTCGGCCCACACAGCCCAAAACGCCAGTGCTGCGAACAAAGCAGCGCTTGAGACCTGTCACCTGcaaaactgctgcagagctAGAAGCAGAGGAAGTAGAGAAAATTCAACA GTACAAATTCAAAGCACGAGAAGTCAATCACAAAATCTTTGAGGGTGGGCCACTCCTGCCCAAGAAACCCCCTGTGAAGAAGCTCACCCAACCCATTGGCTTTGAgctggaaatagaaaaaaggaTTCAGGAGCGTGAGAgtaagaagcagcaggaggaggagcgCTTCGAATTCCATTCCAGGCCATGTCCCACAAAAATCCTGGAGGATGTTGTG GGTGTTCCAGAGAAGAAGGCACTTCCTGTGACAGTGCCCAAGTCTCCAGCCTTTACCTTGAGAAGCAGGACCCGTGTGTCtggcagagaggaagaaaag GAAAAAGAGGAGGTGGCTGTGATCAAAGCTAATCCTATGCCACATTATGGAGTGCCCTTCAAACCCAAAATGCCAGAGCAGAGGCACGTGGAAGTTTGCCCCTTCTCTTTTGATGCCCGGGACAGAGAGCGGCaaatacaaaaagagaaaaaaatagaagaactACAGAAGGAAGAG GTGCCAAAGTTCAAAGCGCTGCCTCTGCCTTACTTCGACCAAGTGAAACTGCCAGAAAAGAAGGTCAAAACCCCAACTCAGCCTGAACCATTCCATCTGCAGGTGGATGAACGGGGAGCTGCCaagctccagagctggaaacagcag CTTGAAGAAGACttgaaaaggcagagagaggcagcATGTTTTAAAGCTCGTCCCAACACAGTGGTGTACCAGGAGCCTTTTGTGCCCAAAAAGGAACACAGGATGCTATCAG TTCCTGAAAGCTTTGAGCTGGCAACAGAAAGACGAGCAAAAGAACGGCAAGAATTTGAAAAGCGATTGGCAGACGCAGAAGCCTTAAGGGAGAAGTATGAGGAGCAGATCAGGCAGCAACAAGAGGAGCGTGAAAAGGAAGAAGTTGCTAAGCTAAGACAAGAAATG gTTCACAAGGCAAACCCAATACGCAAATACCGCAGCCTGGAAGTGAAGACCAGTCATCAACCACTGACTGTGCCAAAGTCTCCCAACTTCTCAGACAGATTCCGATGCTGA
- the TPX2 gene encoding targeting protein for Xklp2 isoform X5 — MSKPESRYSFDVPNICIDFATLNEDDVHNADSWFDEKANLENVPPAENLAKVSHCSPAFSKPDVILSSVPSQDVAMSESEGEAECAQGNTVPLNIVGSLATWRAAAPAEAPQRRTKPSSKPKSTEEQELEKMQQLQQEVIELRKKNEESLKAAIAGAGQPIKKPVGQVTKPINFHFCTENRIKQNVESQPGNEYKELDFAAVLRKHPPSPVRMPKGHTVPKPFNLSQGNKRKLEEATTEYVSFAEQVEAFQKRTPPRYHLRSRKSEEGSVSRKLAKARPTQPKTPVLRTKQRLRPVTCKTAAELEAEEVEKIQQYKFKAREVNHKIFEGGPLLPKKPPVKKLTQPIGFELEIEKRIQERESKKQQEEERFEFHSRPCPTKILEDVVGVPEKKALPVTVPKSPAFTLRSRTRVSGREEEKEKEEVAVIKANPMPHYGVPFKPKMPEQRHVEVCPFSFDARDRERQIQKEKKIEELQKEEVPKFKALPLPYFDQVKLPEKKVKTPTQPEPFHLQVDERGAAKLQSWKQQLEEDLKRQREAACFKARPNTVVYQEPFVPKKEHRMLSESLSGSVVPESFELATERRAKERQEFEKRLADAEALREKYEEQIRQQQEEREKEEVAKLRQEMVHKANPIRKYRSLEVKTSHQPLTVPKSPNFSDRFRC, encoded by the exons ATGTCTAAGCCAGAATCCCGTTATTCTTTTGATGTCCCGAACATCTGCATTGATTTTGCAACTCTGAATGAGGATGATGTGCACAATGCAGACTCCTGGTTTG aTGAAAAAGCCAATCTGGAGAATGTCCCTCCTGCAGAAAATCTGGCAAAGGTCTcacactgcagccctgcttttTCAAAGCCTGATGTTATTCTGTCTTCTGTCCCTTCACAAGACGTAGCAATGA GTGAAAGTGAAGGTGAAGCAGAATGTGCCCAGGGCAACACGGTCCCTCTGAATATCGTTGGGTCCCTGGCaacctggagagctgctgcccctgcagaggCCCCTCAGAG GAGGACCAAACCTTCTAGCAAGCCAAAGAGtacagaggagcaggagctggaaaagaTGCAGCAGTTGCAGCAGGAGGTTATTGAGCTGCGGAAGAAGAACGAGGAGTCTCTGAAAGCAGCTATTGCTGGAGCAG GACAACCCATAAAGAAACCTGTTGGTCAAGTAACAAAGCCAATTAATTTCCACTTCTGCACGGAGAATAGAATTAAACAGAATGTAGAAAGCCAGCCTGGGAACGAGTACAAGGAGCTGGATTTTGCAGCAGTCCTGAGGAAGCATCCCCCTTCTCCG GTGCGAATGCCAAAGGGACACACTGTCCCCAAACCTTTCAATCtgtcccagggaaacaaaagaaaacttgaaGAAGCCACAACAGAATATGTGTCCTTTGCTGAGCAGGTAGAAGCATTCCAAAAACGGACACCCCCTCGTTACCATTTGAGGAGCAGGAAATCTGAGGAAG GCTCAGTTTCAAGAAAGCTGGCGAAGGCTCGGCCCACACAGCCCAAAACGCCAGTGCTGCGAACAAAGCAGCGCTTGAGACCTGTCACCTGcaaaactgctgcagagctAGAAGCAGAGGAAGTAGAGAAAATTCAACA GTACAAATTCAAAGCACGAGAAGTCAATCACAAAATCTTTGAGGGTGGGCCACTCCTGCCCAAGAAACCCCCTGTGAAGAAGCTCACCCAACCCATTGGCTTTGAgctggaaatagaaaaaaggaTTCAGGAGCGTGAGAgtaagaagcagcaggaggaggagcgCTTCGAATTCCATTCCAGGCCATGTCCCACAAAAATCCTGGAGGATGTTGTG GGTGTTCCAGAGAAGAAGGCACTTCCTGTGACAGTGCCCAAGTCTCCAGCCTTTACCTTGAGAAGCAGGACCCGTGTGTCtggcagagaggaagaaaag GAAAAAGAGGAGGTGGCTGTGATCAAAGCTAATCCTATGCCACATTATGGAGTGCCCTTCAAACCCAAAATGCCAGAGCAGAGGCACGTGGAAGTTTGCCCCTTCTCTTTTGATGCCCGGGACAGAGAGCGGCaaatacaaaaagagaaaaaaatagaagaactACAGAAGGAAGAG GTGCCAAAGTTCAAAGCGCTGCCTCTGCCTTACTTCGACCAAGTGAAACTGCCAGAAAAGAAGGTCAAAACCCCAACTCAGCCTGAACCATTCCATCTGCAGGTGGATGAACGGGGAGCTGCCaagctccagagctggaaacagcag CTTGAAGAAGACttgaaaaggcagagagaggcagcATGTTTTAAAGCTCGTCCCAACACAGTGGTGTACCAGGAGCCTTTTGTGCCCAAAAAGGAACACAGGATGCTATCAG AGAGCCTTTCTGGTTCTGTAGTTCCTGAAAGCTTTGAGCTGGCAACAGAAAGACGAGCAAAAGAACGGCAAGAATTTGAAAAGCGATTGGCAGACGCAGAAGCCTTAAGGGAGAAGTATGAGGAGCAGATCAGGCAGCAACAAGAGGAGCGTGAAAAGGAAGAAGTTGCTAAGCTAAGACAAGAAATG gTTCACAAGGCAAACCCAATACGCAAATACCGCAGCCTGGAAGTGAAGACCAGTCATCAACCACTGACTGTGCCAAAGTCTCCCAACTTCTCAGACAGATTCCGATGCTGA
- the TPX2 gene encoding targeting protein for Xklp2 isoform X1 yields the protein MSKPESRYSFDVPNICIDFATLNEDDVHNADSWFDEKANLENVPPAENLAKVSHCSPAFSKPDVILSSVPSQDVAMNELTLAPFSGESEGEAECAQGNTVPLNIVGSLATWRAAAPAEAPQRPGRRLATKQGKTQQRKQPGRIKAERIANALENKEDVPPLKKMRLSGSREKATEASTKKEPLQDPDLSPGRGKSKQTMPSTPTVLKRTKPSSKPKSTEEQELEKMQQLQQEVIELRKKNEESLKAAIAGAGQPIKKPVGQVTKPINFHFCTENRIKQNVESQPGNEYKELDFAAVLRKHPPSPVRMPKGHTVPKPFNLSQGNKRKLEEATTEYVSFAEQVEAFQKRTPPRYHLRSRKSEEGSVSRKLAKARPTQPKTPVLRTKQRLRPVTCKTAAELEAEEVEKIQQYKFKAREVNHKIFEGGPLLPKKPPVKKLTQPIGFELEIEKRIQERESKKQQEEERFEFHSRPCPTKILEDVVGVPEKKALPVTVPKSPAFTLRSRTRVSGREEEKEKEEVAVIKANPMPHYGVPFKPKMPEQRHVEVCPFSFDARDRERQIQKEKKIEELQKEEVPKFKALPLPYFDQVKLPEKKVKTPTQPEPFHLQVDERGAAKLQSWKQQLEEDLKRQREAACFKARPNTVVYQEPFVPKKEHRMLSESLSGSVVPESFELATERRAKERQEFEKRLADAEALREKYEEQIRQQQEEREKEEVAKLRQEMVHKANPIRKYRSLEVKTSHQPLTVPKSPNFSDRFRC from the exons ATGTCTAAGCCAGAATCCCGTTATTCTTTTGATGTCCCGAACATCTGCATTGATTTTGCAACTCTGAATGAGGATGATGTGCACAATGCAGACTCCTGGTTTG aTGAAAAAGCCAATCTGGAGAATGTCCCTCCTGCAGAAAATCTGGCAAAGGTCTcacactgcagccctgcttttTCAAAGCCTGATGTTATTCTGTCTTCTGTCCCTTCACAAGACGTAGCAATGA ATGAGCTGACACTTGCCCCTTTCTCAGGTGAAAGTGAAGGTGAAGCAGAATGTGCCCAGGGCAACACGGTCCCTCTGAATATCGTTGGGTCCCTGGCaacctggagagctgctgcccctgcagaggCCCCTCAGAG GCCGGGCAGGAGACTGGCTACAAAGCAGGGCAAGACCCAGCAGCGCAAGCAGCCAGGCAGAATCAAAGCAGAGAGAATTGCTAATGCCCTGGAAAATAAGGAAGATGTTCCACCCTTGAAGAAAATGAGACT TTCTGGTAGCAGAGAGAAGGCAACAGAAGCATCCACAAAGAAAGAGCCCCTGCAGGATCCTGACCTCTctccagggagagggaaaagcaaacagacCATGCCCTCCACGCCAACAGTGTTGAA GAGGACCAAACCTTCTAGCAAGCCAAAGAGtacagaggagcaggagctggaaaagaTGCAGCAGTTGCAGCAGGAGGTTATTGAGCTGCGGAAGAAGAACGAGGAGTCTCTGAAAGCAGCTATTGCTGGAGCAG GACAACCCATAAAGAAACCTGTTGGTCAAGTAACAAAGCCAATTAATTTCCACTTCTGCACGGAGAATAGAATTAAACAGAATGTAGAAAGCCAGCCTGGGAACGAGTACAAGGAGCTGGATTTTGCAGCAGTCCTGAGGAAGCATCCCCCTTCTCCG GTGCGAATGCCAAAGGGACACACTGTCCCCAAACCTTTCAATCtgtcccagggaaacaaaagaaaacttgaaGAAGCCACAACAGAATATGTGTCCTTTGCTGAGCAGGTAGAAGCATTCCAAAAACGGACACCCCCTCGTTACCATTTGAGGAGCAGGAAATCTGAGGAAG GCTCAGTTTCAAGAAAGCTGGCGAAGGCTCGGCCCACACAGCCCAAAACGCCAGTGCTGCGAACAAAGCAGCGCTTGAGACCTGTCACCTGcaaaactgctgcagagctAGAAGCAGAGGAAGTAGAGAAAATTCAACA GTACAAATTCAAAGCACGAGAAGTCAATCACAAAATCTTTGAGGGTGGGCCACTCCTGCCCAAGAAACCCCCTGTGAAGAAGCTCACCCAACCCATTGGCTTTGAgctggaaatagaaaaaaggaTTCAGGAGCGTGAGAgtaagaagcagcaggaggaggagcgCTTCGAATTCCATTCCAGGCCATGTCCCACAAAAATCCTGGAGGATGTTGTG GGTGTTCCAGAGAAGAAGGCACTTCCTGTGACAGTGCCCAAGTCTCCAGCCTTTACCTTGAGAAGCAGGACCCGTGTGTCtggcagagaggaagaaaag GAAAAAGAGGAGGTGGCTGTGATCAAAGCTAATCCTATGCCACATTATGGAGTGCCCTTCAAACCCAAAATGCCAGAGCAGAGGCACGTGGAAGTTTGCCCCTTCTCTTTTGATGCCCGGGACAGAGAGCGGCaaatacaaaaagagaaaaaaatagaagaactACAGAAGGAAGAG GTGCCAAAGTTCAAAGCGCTGCCTCTGCCTTACTTCGACCAAGTGAAACTGCCAGAAAAGAAGGTCAAAACCCCAACTCAGCCTGAACCATTCCATCTGCAGGTGGATGAACGGGGAGCTGCCaagctccagagctggaaacagcag CTTGAAGAAGACttgaaaaggcagagagaggcagcATGTTTTAAAGCTCGTCCCAACACAGTGGTGTACCAGGAGCCTTTTGTGCCCAAAAAGGAACACAGGATGCTATCAG AGAGCCTTTCTGGTTCTGTAGTTCCTGAAAGCTTTGAGCTGGCAACAGAAAGACGAGCAAAAGAACGGCAAGAATTTGAAAAGCGATTGGCAGACGCAGAAGCCTTAAGGGAGAAGTATGAGGAGCAGATCAGGCAGCAACAAGAGGAGCGTGAAAAGGAAGAAGTTGCTAAGCTAAGACAAGAAATG gTTCACAAGGCAAACCCAATACGCAAATACCGCAGCCTGGAAGTGAAGACCAGTCATCAACCACTGACTGTGCCAAAGTCTCCCAACTTCTCAGACAGATTCCGATGCTGA
- the TPX2 gene encoding targeting protein for Xklp2 isoform X4 has product MSKPESRYSFDVPNICIDFATLNEDDVHNADSWFDEKANLENVPPAENLAKVSHCSPAFSKPDVILSSVPSQDVAMNELTLAPFSGESEGEAECAQGNTVPLNIVGSLATWRAAAPAEAPQRRTKPSSKPKSTEEQELEKMQQLQQEVIELRKKNEESLKAAIAGAGQPIKKPVGQVTKPINFHFCTENRIKQNVESQPGNEYKELDFAAVLRKHPPSPVRMPKGHTVPKPFNLSQGNKRKLEEATTEYVSFAEQVEAFQKRTPPRYHLRSRKSEEGSVSRKLAKARPTQPKTPVLRTKQRLRPVTCKTAAELEAEEVEKIQQYKFKAREVNHKIFEGGPLLPKKPPVKKLTQPIGFELEIEKRIQERESKKQQEEERFEFHSRPCPTKILEDVVGVPEKKALPVTVPKSPAFTLRSRTRVSGREEEKEKEEVAVIKANPMPHYGVPFKPKMPEQRHVEVCPFSFDARDRERQIQKEKKIEELQKEEVPKFKALPLPYFDQVKLPEKKVKTPTQPEPFHLQVDERGAAKLQSWKQQLEEDLKRQREAACFKARPNTVVYQEPFVPKKEHRMLSESLSGSVVPESFELATERRAKERQEFEKRLADAEALREKYEEQIRQQQEEREKEEVAKLRQEMVHKANPIRKYRSLEVKTSHQPLTVPKSPNFSDRFRC; this is encoded by the exons ATGTCTAAGCCAGAATCCCGTTATTCTTTTGATGTCCCGAACATCTGCATTGATTTTGCAACTCTGAATGAGGATGATGTGCACAATGCAGACTCCTGGTTTG aTGAAAAAGCCAATCTGGAGAATGTCCCTCCTGCAGAAAATCTGGCAAAGGTCTcacactgcagccctgcttttTCAAAGCCTGATGTTATTCTGTCTTCTGTCCCTTCACAAGACGTAGCAATGA ATGAGCTGACACTTGCCCCTTTCTCAGGTGAAAGTGAAGGTGAAGCAGAATGTGCCCAGGGCAACACGGTCCCTCTGAATATCGTTGGGTCCCTGGCaacctggagagctgctgcccctgcagaggCCCCTCAGAG GAGGACCAAACCTTCTAGCAAGCCAAAGAGtacagaggagcaggagctggaaaagaTGCAGCAGTTGCAGCAGGAGGTTATTGAGCTGCGGAAGAAGAACGAGGAGTCTCTGAAAGCAGCTATTGCTGGAGCAG GACAACCCATAAAGAAACCTGTTGGTCAAGTAACAAAGCCAATTAATTTCCACTTCTGCACGGAGAATAGAATTAAACAGAATGTAGAAAGCCAGCCTGGGAACGAGTACAAGGAGCTGGATTTTGCAGCAGTCCTGAGGAAGCATCCCCCTTCTCCG GTGCGAATGCCAAAGGGACACACTGTCCCCAAACCTTTCAATCtgtcccagggaaacaaaagaaaacttgaaGAAGCCACAACAGAATATGTGTCCTTTGCTGAGCAGGTAGAAGCATTCCAAAAACGGACACCCCCTCGTTACCATTTGAGGAGCAGGAAATCTGAGGAAG GCTCAGTTTCAAGAAAGCTGGCGAAGGCTCGGCCCACACAGCCCAAAACGCCAGTGCTGCGAACAAAGCAGCGCTTGAGACCTGTCACCTGcaaaactgctgcagagctAGAAGCAGAGGAAGTAGAGAAAATTCAACA GTACAAATTCAAAGCACGAGAAGTCAATCACAAAATCTTTGAGGGTGGGCCACTCCTGCCCAAGAAACCCCCTGTGAAGAAGCTCACCCAACCCATTGGCTTTGAgctggaaatagaaaaaaggaTTCAGGAGCGTGAGAgtaagaagcagcaggaggaggagcgCTTCGAATTCCATTCCAGGCCATGTCCCACAAAAATCCTGGAGGATGTTGTG GGTGTTCCAGAGAAGAAGGCACTTCCTGTGACAGTGCCCAAGTCTCCAGCCTTTACCTTGAGAAGCAGGACCCGTGTGTCtggcagagaggaagaaaag GAAAAAGAGGAGGTGGCTGTGATCAAAGCTAATCCTATGCCACATTATGGAGTGCCCTTCAAACCCAAAATGCCAGAGCAGAGGCACGTGGAAGTTTGCCCCTTCTCTTTTGATGCCCGGGACAGAGAGCGGCaaatacaaaaagagaaaaaaatagaagaactACAGAAGGAAGAG GTGCCAAAGTTCAAAGCGCTGCCTCTGCCTTACTTCGACCAAGTGAAACTGCCAGAAAAGAAGGTCAAAACCCCAACTCAGCCTGAACCATTCCATCTGCAGGTGGATGAACGGGGAGCTGCCaagctccagagctggaaacagcag CTTGAAGAAGACttgaaaaggcagagagaggcagcATGTTTTAAAGCTCGTCCCAACACAGTGGTGTACCAGGAGCCTTTTGTGCCCAAAAAGGAACACAGGATGCTATCAG AGAGCCTTTCTGGTTCTGTAGTTCCTGAAAGCTTTGAGCTGGCAACAGAAAGACGAGCAAAAGAACGGCAAGAATTTGAAAAGCGATTGGCAGACGCAGAAGCCTTAAGGGAGAAGTATGAGGAGCAGATCAGGCAGCAACAAGAGGAGCGTGAAAAGGAAGAAGTTGCTAAGCTAAGACAAGAAATG gTTCACAAGGCAAACCCAATACGCAAATACCGCAGCCTGGAAGTGAAGACCAGTCATCAACCACTGACTGTGCCAAAGTCTCCCAACTTCTCAGACAGATTCCGATGCTGA
- the TPX2 gene encoding targeting protein for Xklp2 isoform X3: MSKPESRYSFDVPNICIDFATLNEDDVHNADSWFDEKANLENVPPAENLAKVSHCSPAFSKPDVILSSVPSQDVAMSESEGEAECAQGNTVPLNIVGSLATWRAAAPAEAPQRPGRRLATKQGKTQQRKQPGRIKAERIANALENKEDVPPLKKMRLSGSREKATEASTKKEPLQDPDLSPGRGKSKQTMPSTPTVLKRTKPSSKPKSTEEQELEKMQQLQQEVIELRKKNEESLKAAIAGAGQPIKKPVGQVTKPINFHFCTENRIKQNVESQPGNEYKELDFAAVLRKHPPSPVRMPKGHTVPKPFNLSQGNKRKLEEATTEYVSFAEQVEAFQKRTPPRYHLRSRKSEEGSVSRKLAKARPTQPKTPVLRTKQRLRPVTCKTAAELEAEEVEKIQQYKFKAREVNHKIFEGGPLLPKKPPVKKLTQPIGFELEIEKRIQERESKKQQEEERFEFHSRPCPTKILEDVVGVPEKKALPVTVPKSPAFTLRSRTRVSGREEEKEKEEVAVIKANPMPHYGVPFKPKMPEQRHVEVCPFSFDARDRERQIQKEKKIEELQKEEVPKFKALPLPYFDQVKLPEKKVKTPTQPEPFHLQVDERGAAKLQSWKQQLEEDLKRQREAACFKARPNTVVYQEPFVPKKEHRMLSESLSGSVVPESFELATERRAKERQEFEKRLADAEALREKYEEQIRQQQEEREKEEVAKLRQEMVHKANPIRKYRSLEVKTSHQPLTVPKSPNFSDRFRC; encoded by the exons ATGTCTAAGCCAGAATCCCGTTATTCTTTTGATGTCCCGAACATCTGCATTGATTTTGCAACTCTGAATGAGGATGATGTGCACAATGCAGACTCCTGGTTTG aTGAAAAAGCCAATCTGGAGAATGTCCCTCCTGCAGAAAATCTGGCAAAGGTCTcacactgcagccctgcttttTCAAAGCCTGATGTTATTCTGTCTTCTGTCCCTTCACAAGACGTAGCAATGA GTGAAAGTGAAGGTGAAGCAGAATGTGCCCAGGGCAACACGGTCCCTCTGAATATCGTTGGGTCCCTGGCaacctggagagctgctgcccctgcagaggCCCCTCAGAG GCCGGGCAGGAGACTGGCTACAAAGCAGGGCAAGACCCAGCAGCGCAAGCAGCCAGGCAGAATCAAAGCAGAGAGAATTGCTAATGCCCTGGAAAATAAGGAAGATGTTCCACCCTTGAAGAAAATGAGACT TTCTGGTAGCAGAGAGAAGGCAACAGAAGCATCCACAAAGAAAGAGCCCCTGCAGGATCCTGACCTCTctccagggagagggaaaagcaaacagacCATGCCCTCCACGCCAACAGTGTTGAA GAGGACCAAACCTTCTAGCAAGCCAAAGAGtacagaggagcaggagctggaaaagaTGCAGCAGTTGCAGCAGGAGGTTATTGAGCTGCGGAAGAAGAACGAGGAGTCTCTGAAAGCAGCTATTGCTGGAGCAG GACAACCCATAAAGAAACCTGTTGGTCAAGTAACAAAGCCAATTAATTTCCACTTCTGCACGGAGAATAGAATTAAACAGAATGTAGAAAGCCAGCCTGGGAACGAGTACAAGGAGCTGGATTTTGCAGCAGTCCTGAGGAAGCATCCCCCTTCTCCG GTGCGAATGCCAAAGGGACACACTGTCCCCAAACCTTTCAATCtgtcccagggaaacaaaagaaaacttgaaGAAGCCACAACAGAATATGTGTCCTTTGCTGAGCAGGTAGAAGCATTCCAAAAACGGACACCCCCTCGTTACCATTTGAGGAGCAGGAAATCTGAGGAAG GCTCAGTTTCAAGAAAGCTGGCGAAGGCTCGGCCCACACAGCCCAAAACGCCAGTGCTGCGAACAAAGCAGCGCTTGAGACCTGTCACCTGcaaaactgctgcagagctAGAAGCAGAGGAAGTAGAGAAAATTCAACA GTACAAATTCAAAGCACGAGAAGTCAATCACAAAATCTTTGAGGGTGGGCCACTCCTGCCCAAGAAACCCCCTGTGAAGAAGCTCACCCAACCCATTGGCTTTGAgctggaaatagaaaaaaggaTTCAGGAGCGTGAGAgtaagaagcagcaggaggaggagcgCTTCGAATTCCATTCCAGGCCATGTCCCACAAAAATCCTGGAGGATGTTGTG GGTGTTCCAGAGAAGAAGGCACTTCCTGTGACAGTGCCCAAGTCTCCAGCCTTTACCTTGAGAAGCAGGACCCGTGTGTCtggcagagaggaagaaaag GAAAAAGAGGAGGTGGCTGTGATCAAAGCTAATCCTATGCCACATTATGGAGTGCCCTTCAAACCCAAAATGCCAGAGCAGAGGCACGTGGAAGTTTGCCCCTTCTCTTTTGATGCCCGGGACAGAGAGCGGCaaatacaaaaagagaaaaaaatagaagaactACAGAAGGAAGAG GTGCCAAAGTTCAAAGCGCTGCCTCTGCCTTACTTCGACCAAGTGAAACTGCCAGAAAAGAAGGTCAAAACCCCAACTCAGCCTGAACCATTCCATCTGCAGGTGGATGAACGGGGAGCTGCCaagctccagagctggaaacagcag CTTGAAGAAGACttgaaaaggcagagagaggcagcATGTTTTAAAGCTCGTCCCAACACAGTGGTGTACCAGGAGCCTTTTGTGCCCAAAAAGGAACACAGGATGCTATCAG AGAGCCTTTCTGGTTCTGTAGTTCCTGAAAGCTTTGAGCTGGCAACAGAAAGACGAGCAAAAGAACGGCAAGAATTTGAAAAGCGATTGGCAGACGCAGAAGCCTTAAGGGAGAAGTATGAGGAGCAGATCAGGCAGCAACAAGAGGAGCGTGAAAAGGAAGAAGTTGCTAAGCTAAGACAAGAAATG gTTCACAAGGCAAACCCAATACGCAAATACCGCAGCCTGGAAGTGAAGACCAGTCATCAACCACTGACTGTGCCAAAGTCTCCCAACTTCTCAGACAGATTCCGATGCTGA